From one Chanodichthys erythropterus isolate Z2021 chromosome 3, ASM2448905v1, whole genome shotgun sequence genomic stretch:
- the jpt2 gene encoding jupiter microtubule associated homolog 2 yields the protein MTSTNMFQGLDSNGKPSSRVLRPPGGGSSNLFGGYEEDPSASRRPNKMSSSIFAPAEESQGSPKRSNPPGGKSSGIFGEPEAPTARSRPTHHGGASSNIFGAAESTQPSVKSHPNKPKDNLSVGVPATPDPPAPVPKQATVVEEVKVEPVSPQPTPEKEAAAPPPAPAPAPAPAPTPTPAPAANQNSEPATQKPTEKDHEPRLGPRPRSHNKVLNPPGGKSSVVFY from the exons ATGACTTCAACAAACATGTTTCAGGGGCTTGATAGTAATGGCAAACCAAGTTCAAG GGTACTAAGACCTCCAGGTGGAGGGTCCAGCAATCTCTTCGGTGGTTATGAAGAAGACCCTTCTGCCTCCAGAAGGCCAAACAAAATGTCCTCCTCTATTTTCGCTCCTGCAGAAGAGTCTCAGGGGAGTCCCAAACGCTCCAATCCCCCAG GTGGAAAGAGCAGTGGGATATTTGGGGAGCCAGAGGCTCCTACGGCTCGGAGCAGGCCAACTCACCATGGTGGAGCATCCAGTAACATCTTTGGGGCCGCAGAGTCAACCCAACCTTCTGTGAAAAGTCATCCCAACAAACCAAAG GACAACTTAAGTGTGGGTGTACCTGCTACTCCAGATCCACCAG CCCCAGTGCCTAAGCAGGCGACTGTAGTTGAGGAAGTGAAGGTGGAGCCAGTGTCTCCTCAACCCACTCCTGAAAAAGAGGCAGCAGCCCCTCCCCCTGCACCTGCCCCTGCTCCCGCCCCCGCCCCCACTCCCACTCCTGcgccagcagccaatcagaattctGAGCCAGCCACACAGAAACCAACAGAAAAAGACCATGAGCCACGCCTCGGACCACGACCTCGCTCTCACAACAAAGTGCTCAACCCACCAGGTGGAAAGTCCAGTGTGGTTTTCTATTAG